Below is a genomic region from Rhodohalobacter sp. 614A.
CAAAAATTCCCCAGAAAAGAACCCTGTGCTGGTAGATGGCATCGACACCGAAATAGGTGAAAATCAGCAGGAAAACGAAAATGTTATCGACGCTCAGAGATTTCTCAATAAGATACCCGGTAAAATAATCGAGGGCGGGCTGCGAACCCATGAAATAGTAAATCCCAACGCCGAAAATAACGGCCTGGGCAATCCAGATGCCGGTCCAGATAAGGCTCTCTTTGATGCTGATTTCGTGGGGTTTCCGATTGAAGACTTTAAGGTCTACGATCAGCATTGCCAGGATGAAGACGTTGAATAAAATCCAGAGGGTAAGGCTATGGTCCATCAATTCATTGAATCGTGATTTTCAAAAAAAGAAAGGTACGGGATTTTGTGTTCAGGATTAAATGAATGTAGAGATGGGTGGGGGAGATTTAATAGAGCCATTGCAAGCAAACGAAGAGAGAGCTACCATCGCCAAACGTTTATTGCCGGGAGATTACTTCACTCCGTTCACAATGACTTACTTTCGAGATAATTCAAGTATTTCGCTGGGGCTGCGAAATCATTCAATCAACACACGCTTTTCCGTGGTTTTCAAAGATTTTGGAATGGAGCTGCAGATGGAATCTTTAAACGCGCCGATGATGGTTTGCTTGAGATGCTTTCGTCCAAAAATGAGGCGAAGTTTTCGCGATGGAACGGGGTCTTCAAACTCTTTAATCACAGCATTTACACAGCTACCGTCAAACTCCTGGATGGCTGTCCAGGGCAGTAAAGTCATTCCGAAATTCTGCTCAACCAGGCGTTTCAGGGTTTCAAGGTTTCCGCTTTTGAACTCAATTCTCGAGTGATTCCTTTTGTTGGATTCCTTGCACAATTTCACAGCCTGATCTCTAAAACAATGCCCTTCATTCAGAAGCCAGATATTGCTTCGATCCAAATCATCCACAGAAAGTTTCTCTTTATCAATAAGCGGGTGATTGTGAGAGAGATATCCTACAAACGGTTCCACAAAAAGATCTTCCGTGTAGATAAAACTTTGGCTGGTTGGCGTGGCGATAATACCGGCATCCAACTGGTCATTTCCTAATCTTTCAAGGACTTCCTGGGTCAATAACTCTTCAATAATAATATCAACCTGGGGATATTTTTTCAGGAAAGACCGTAGAAACAAGGGAACCAGGTAAGGGGCAACCGTCGGAATAATTCCAACTTTAAAACTGCCCTTAAGTTCATCTTCTTTAAAATTGGCGATATCAGACAACTGTTTCGATTCCTTTAGAATCGTTTTGGCCTGTTCAATCACTTTTTCCCCGATTTCGGTCGGGATAACGGGAGATTTGGAACGATCAAAAATGGTGATGCCAAGTTCGTCCTCCAGCTTGTGAATTTGCATGCTGAGTGTTGGCTGGGTAACAAAACTTTTATCCGCCGCCGTGGCAAAATGCCGGTATTTATCAACGGCGACAATGTATGAGAGTTGTGTAAGTGTCATGAAGAATCTCTAATCTGATTCAGTAAACAATCTAAAAAGTAAGAAATACAATGCAATTCTTAAGATCGAAATAAAATCACTCAGGAAAAACAAAAGATGGAGAATGTTCCGGTTTACTGACTTTCAAATTTTTACAGGCAGGATTTTGTTTTTGATGATGAACACGTTTTGCATCTTTACGTAAATATTAAATCAACAGAAATCAGAAATATGCACACAGCAACGAAACACCTGATTATTTCCGGGCGCGTTCAGGGAGTTGGATTCCGTTATTTTACCTATCG
It encodes:
- a CDS encoding LysR substrate-binding domain-containing protein, which codes for MTLTQLSYIVAVDKYRHFATAADKSFVTQPTLSMQIHKLEDELGITIFDRSKSPVIPTEIGEKVIEQAKTILKESKQLSDIANFKEDELKGSFKVGIIPTVAPYLVPLFLRSFLKKYPQVDIIIEELLTQEVLERLGNDQLDAGIIATPTSQSFIYTEDLFVEPFVGYLSHNHPLIDKEKLSVDDLDRSNIWLLNEGHCFRDQAVKLCKESNKRNHSRIEFKSGNLETLKRLVEQNFGMTLLPWTAIQEFDGSCVNAVIKEFEDPVPSRKLRLIFGRKHLKQTIIGAFKDSICSSIPKSLKTTEKRVLIE